The nucleotide window GCAGTATAGTTTTTATCTGTTATTTTTATAATTGGTGTATTTGAAGAATCAGTTTTTAGATTTTATTGATAATGAATATTGAGCATTTAAAGTTATTCATCCGCGTTGCCAGTTTGAATAATATTAGTTTGGCAGGTAAAGAGCTTAGTTTATCGCCTGCGGTAGCCAGTACCTATTTGAATAAGCTTGAGCAAAGCTTGGGGATCAAGCTAATCCATCGCACCACAAGACAAGTTTCTTTAACAGAAGAAGGCAAGACTTTCTTGCCACATGCAGAAGAAGTGGTTGAGGCGGTGCGTGGTGCTCGTGCCTCGGTAGGATCTGCGAAGGACTCGCCGCAAGGCACTTTGCGAGTTACTGCGTCGGCATCGTTTGCGCGAATGCATTTGATCCCAGCGTTAAAGGGCTTTATGCAGCTGCACCCAGATCTCATAATTGATATTCGTATGAGTGACAGCATCATTGATATGGTCGAAGGTGGTTTTGATGTGGCAATTCGTAATGCCAATCTTGATGACTCGTCATTTAATGCGAAAAAATTAGCAAGCGATACGCGAATATTGTGTGCCTCGCCGGACTATATCGCCGAGTTTGGCGAACCGCAAACTCCACAGCAATTAACGCAACACCAATGTATCAATTTGGCGGGGATCCATCATTGGGATTTCGTTACGCCGCAGGGGACAAAACGTTTTAAACACAGTGGCGCCTTGCGCATCGATAACGGTGAGGCGATACGAGATGCGTGTGAACAAGGCATCGGCATTACCATTTGTTCAAAATGGTGTGCTTATCAGCAATTACGCTCTGGCACCTTGGTACAGGTGTTAAAAGACTACCCGTTAGTCAATGACACGGCAATTTGGGCTTTGTATCCAAGCAGTCGTTTATTGGCCCCCAAAGTCAGAGTCTTTGTCGACTATTTGAGTGACCATTACACAAGCCAACCGTATTGGCAATAAACGCCTGTGTTCAAGCTAGCTAAATAAGCTTTAGCTGACTTGCTTGCTGATCACGATATTGAGTCGCTTGGCAAGTCGCTGCAAATTCGCTCTATCAATCTGCAAACGTTTTGCTGCTTTACTCCAGTTACCTTGCTCTTGCTCTAACACCTGCTTAATAAGTTGTCGCTGGTAGCCATCAAGGTGTTGTTTTAGGTTTATCGACTCAGTGGCAGGGTTAGGTGCCGAGTCGATGACCGTATTTTGCGAAACAGTATTTTGCGCAACGGTATTGCCCGCGACATTGAGCAACTGTTGGCAATCAGTGCTTATGATGGTGGTTATCTTGCCGGTTGCACGAGCACTGGCTGATAAGGCAGCACGATTAATGAAATGCTCCAGTTCGCGAATATTACCTGGCCAGTCGTAATTGCCCATCATGGCAATAACCTCGCTATCAATGCGCAGTTGGTTGATGCCAAGTTTGCGCTTGAGTGACTCAATAAAGTAACCCGCCAGTAAATCAATATCCGATAACCTGTGCTGCAATGCCGGAACGTGGATCGGATAAACGTTCAATCGGTGAAACAAGTCGCTTCTAAAGCGGCCGTGTTCGACTTCGGTTTTCAAATCACGGTTAGTGGCGGCGATAACTCTTACATCAACATTGATGATGCTGTCCTGTCCAACCTTTTGAATTTCATTGCTTTGCAATGCACGCAGTAATTTGCTCTGTGCCGCCAGAGGTAATTCGCCTACTTCATCAAGAAATAAGGTACCGCCATCGGCGACCACAAATTTACCGGCACGATCTTTATCAGCACCAGTAAATGCGCCTTTGACGTGACCGAATAATTCACTTTCAATAAGATTTTCTGGTAGTGCGGCACAATTAACGTACACCATGGTGTGCTCGGCTCGTTTTGACTGCAAATGAATATTGTGTGCAACCAGCTCCTTACCCGTACCACTTGCCCCTTCAATTAACACCGAAAAATCAGACGGCGCGACAAGTTGTATTTCCTGTTTCAATTTAACCATTGCTTCGCTGTTACCAATCAGCTCATATTGATGTTTGGCGTCATTGTGTACGTTGAGTTCAGCCATGACTTGTTGTGAGTGCTGGTATCTGCTTTCAAGCAATTCAATATTCAAGGCATTATTGAGACTGACCGCTGCCATAATCGCGATGATTTCCAACGTGCGTTCTGGAATGTCATCAAATACATTCGGCGTTAACGAGTCTAGGGTTAATACGCCAATCAGACGTTCATTAAAGCTCAGTGGAATACCCATACATGCATGCACGGGTAAGTCGCCATCGCGATCGAGTAACAAGCCATCATATGGGTCTGGTAGAGGGCAATCGCGGCTAAATCGAACCACTTTATCTGACTGGCTGATTTGTTGCAGGCGAGGGTGCTCCGAGGTTAGAAAGCGCCTGCCCAACACATCTTTACTCAAACCTTGCTGTGCTAACGGCACTAACACCTCTCCCTTAACCGCCAGTAGTGCGACGGCTTCACAGGCGATGACTTTACGTATGGTGCTAAGCAGTTGATCAAAGCGATCTTTGGCATCTAGGCTGCGTGCCAAGTCCAATGACAGTTCAAGTAATGCGGTTTGCGATATATGCATAGAACACTAATGTGAGTCGTTTTTATATATTGTAGTCAAAATGACTCAAAAATACAGTGTGTCATTTTGACACTTTTTGAGCTGTAGTGACGATTAAAATGACAGATTTTTTTGTAAGTTGTTGTAATGTAATGGTTTGTACATGTTGGCACAGTAGTTGTAATACATTAATTAAAGCAGTCATTGCATTAGTCATAATCCAAGCACCACAAATATAAAACCTAAAGGCCATAATATGTACGCACAATTTTTCAACAGCTCAGATTTTTCATTTACCGCAAACCAAGCGAATTATCAAAATTGTATAATTGGTGGTAACTGGTTAATGCTAGTGTCGCTGGTGATCACCTTGGCCTGTTTATTTATCTCTTATGGTGTTGATCAATATTTTTCCATTGCCTCGCAAGTAGCAGCCCATATCAGCACGGTATTGTTCGCCGGGTTATTTAAGATTGGTTATGTCATCCGTTGTGTTGGCGTTCACGGATTAGGCTACAAAGTATTTTAAGTCAGACACGAGGCCTTTTTGCAAGTAGGTTTTCAAGCAAGTTTTCAAGCAAGTTTTTAGCTCAATCATTGAGCCTAAAACATCATTTTATTGTATTAAATGTTACGTCAGCGCCAACATATCGCCAGTTAGCAATATACTGTGTAATGTATCGACCAAGACCTAACACACCTTATCGAATAAAAATCAGGAGAGTGTTTCGATGTTAACAACCCAAGATATCCGTATTGTAAAGAGCACGGTGCCATTATTAGAAGCGGGCGGAACCGCGATTACCGACCATTTTTACCAACGTATGTTCAACCATAATCCTGAACTGCAAGATATCTTTAACATGAGTAACCAGCATACCGGTCGGCAAAAGCTCGCCTTGTTTGAAGCGATCGCTGCTTACGCTAAAAACATTGATAATATCGCGGTGCTAAAACATGCGGTTGAGCGCATTGCAAACAAGCACACCAGTTTTCACATTCAACCGAAAGATTATGACATTGTTGGTCATCATTTAATTGAAACCCTGCGTGAACTGTTGCCAGAGCAATTTACCGAGGAAGTGGAATCCGCTTGGACCAAGGCATACGGTGTGCTAGCCAATGTGTTTATTGATCGAGAAGAGCAGCTATACCAAGACAGGGAAAACAGCAAAGGCGGCTGGCGTGGCAAACGCGCATTCGCGGTGGTGGACAAGATACAAGAATCAGAGCTGGTAACCAGCTTTGTATTTGAGCCGGTAGATCAACAAGCGGTCATGGACTATCAGCCAGGGCAATATATTGGTATCGAACTCAAACCTAACACGTCTAACCATATTGAAATACGTCAATATTCGCTATCGACAGCGGCAAATGGCAAACAATACCGCATTTCAGTGAAGCGTGAACAAGGTCAGATTCAAGGCTTAATGTCTAACTATTTGCATGATCATATTCAGGTTGGCGATTTGCTTGATTTACATCCGCCAGCAGGCGACTTCTTTTTCATCGACAAACAACAACCGGTGGTGTTGATTTCTGCTGGCGTTGGTGTGACGCCAATGCAGGCGATGTTAGATACCTTGGCAGCACAAGGTTATCAGCAACAAGTGAGCTATTTACATGCGTGTGAAAATGCCCAACAACATTCCTTTAACAGCCATACACAATCGATTTGTCAGCAGCATGGCTGGCAACATTTCACTTGGTATAACCAAGATGTGCCAGCAGGCGACACGTTAGGCGAGAATATCGCTACTGGATTTATGGACTTTAGCCAAGTCAGCTTACCGTTGAGCCAGGGCGATTTTTACCTATGTGGTCCACTTGGGTTTATGGAGTTTGCGAAACAGCAATTATTAAACCTAGGCGTAAGCGAAGAGCGGATTCATTATGAGGTTTTTGGCCCTCACGCTAACTTATAATACGGTTAATAGCGATTGGTTTTATAGCGCGCCATTATCTTGCATAAGCTGGTAAATGGCGTTCGCTAATGCTTGATAACCTTGTTTATTAAAGTGCACCGAATCGGATTTCATATCGGTATCGGTCATTAAATCGCGAATTATTTCGCCGTCGTAGGTTAACTGATATTGTTCGGCTAACTCACCATATAACGGTGCCGATTTAGAAAATAGTTTTTTAAGCGGCACACCTACCAAAATCACATCGATATTTTTGGCCTGAGCCATTTCAATCATTGCCGCAAGGTTTTGCTTGGTTTGCTTTAGGTTTTTATTGCGCAATATATCATTGCCACCTTCAATCAGCACTAACACATCAACCGCGTGTGATTGCAATAAACTGGGCAATCGTGCCACGCCTTGCTCGGTTAATTCGCCAGACACACCGGCATTAATCACGTCTCGGCCGGTTAATTCACTTAATACCGATGGATAACTGTATTGCGTCTTAACGCCTACACCTGACGTTAAGCTATCGCCAAAAGCTAAGATGGTTGCGCCATAACCAAGCGGCTTTAGACGAGCATCACTGCAAGCGCTTACAACAAACAGAATTAATAGAATAAATACTTTACTGTACTTTTGTGCAATATTAGTCATTTTTTCAACAGAAAACACTTTACAATCAATTAACATTTCTGGATTATAAGCCTATAAGAGTGGCAAAAACAACAATTCAAAATGCTTACTCAAGTGTATAAAAATAATAAAATTTTCAACAACAATAAAAAATAATTTCTGGGGAATTATCGTGTCTGTGAAAACTAAATCCGCAGCAGGCAATGCACTATTTAGAAAATCAGTGCTTGCCAATACAGTCGCTGCCGCCATGGTGTTGTCATCGTCTCAAGCTATCGCTCAAGAGCAAACGGAAGAAGAGGCTATAGATGATGTTATCGTCGTTACCGCACAAAAACGTTCGCAAAATGTGATGAAGGTACCTGTTACCGTAGACACGGTATCGGCGGAAACCATTAAAGAGTCCGGCTCTATCTTATTAAGTGATGTTGATAAGTTTATTCCGGGTTTTGATTTTTCAGACGGTAATATGACCCAGGCTGGTGTAACCATGCGTGGTGTCTCCAGCCCGAACATCAGTGTTGGTGGTGATCCATCATCAGCAACATTCTTCGATAACGTCTACATGCCACGTGCAGCGCAAAACGTATTGTTTTCAGATATGCAACGCATTGAAGTACTAAAAGGTCCTCAAGGTACGTTATTTGGTAAAAATGCGGCGATGGGTGTGGTTAACATGGTGCCTAATGCACCTCAGGAAGAGTTCGATGCATTCGTAAAAGGCACGTTCGGTACCGACAATCTGATGCGATTGGAAGGTATGGTGAACTTTTCACTAACCGATAATATCTATCTTCGCGCCAATGTTCTAACCAACGAGCAAGACGGCTTTATTGATAATATTACCCGCGCCGACTGGAACGAAGGCACTAAAACTTGGGATTTAGGCGCTCGCGACCATAATGCTGCTCGTGTGGCGATAAAGTGGGATGTCTCAGACCGAACCAATGTACAAGTTTCATATGATTGGGATGAGTTAGAGCAAGCGCCACCAATGGCGGTTGGTTTTAGTGAGTATGCTTATAAAGGCGGCTCTGACCCATTTGGTTCGAAACAAGAAAACGATGTACGTAAAGGTGTTGAGAGCCGTGATATGTACGCCGTAACGTTCAAATTAAACCACGAGTTTAACGACGAGTGGTCAATGATGTTTGTATCAAGTTATCGCGATTGGGATACGGTTAACCGTGAAGATGAAGACGGTACCGCGAACATCACCCGTTACCTTGATACCTCAAATAATGAAGACTCAGACATCTTCTATAACGAGTTGCAAATCAACTACAACACCGACCGTTTAAATTACGTTGGCGGTATCACCTACTCGAAAGAGGACGTATTTCAAGAGACTGAAATCTTCCTAACAACCGATACCGTTGCTCGCCTTGTCACTGGCGAATTGAATGGTCAGGTACGTGGCGAAGTGGGTAATCAAGTTGAGCAAACTTTAATAGATCAAGGTTTAGTCGATGCCTTTGAAGGTGATTTAGACGCTGCCGCGGCATATGCCGCATGTGTGCAGCAAGGTGCGCCGGATCCAACCGTGTGTATCGGTCAAATCAGCTTTGATGATGTGGTTGACGAAACTTATGCAGCATCTGGTCTAGAAATGGACCATATGTGGAACTCTGATGAATGGTCTGATGTATTAGTTGCATTGACCGGTGATAGTTCTCTAACACCTGAGTTTGTCGCAGCGACCGGTGATTTAACTTACATGATGGCGTCGGCGATGTTTAATGAGCCGCTGATCTTTGGGCCAAGTTTTTCTACCGGTCCAACAGGTATGTTCTGGTCGGAAAACTTTTTAAACTCAGGTGAGTTTACCAGTTACGGTATTTATTCTGACTTTGATTTTCAGTTAACGGACGCTTGGAACGTGTTTGCCGGCTTACGTTATTCGAAAGATGAAAAAGACTTTACGTGGGAAATTTTAGAGACACCGTTTGCCCAAATCATTCCAGGTGTAAGCAACGTGTTATTTGCACCGTTAGAGAAAACCTACGCCTCAGATTCTTGGGATAAGGTTACCGGTCGTATTGGTACCGGTTATCAGTTAAATGATGATCACATGGTGTTTGCATCATTTGCTACCGGTTATAAAGCTGGTGGTTATGACTCACTAAACCCAATTACCGATGACAACGGTAACGAACCATTTGAGCCTGAAGAGTCTGCTAACCTTGAGATTGGTTATAAAGGTGTGTTTGCTGACAGCGTGCGTATTACCGCGGCGTTTTATCATACCGAACTTGACGATCGTCAACGTAACATCGAATCAAAACCTCCTGGTCAAGCGCAAGCATTGCCAACGGTTGTTAACGAAGACTTGGTTATCGATGGTATTGAGCTAGGTGTTATTTGGGATATTACCGACACAATGACCTTTGGTGTAGTAACCGATTATCGTGAAAACGAAGTCGATACTGAAGAGTTCTATAACTCTTCGGGTGATTTGATCCCGGCGATGAAGGTTGATAATGAGTCAAACACCTCTTACACCTTAACGTTTGATTGGATGCCTGATCTTGGTTTAGGTGATACCAAATTACATATTGATTATGTATTTGTTGAGAATGAACGTGGTTTCTTCCCGGGTACACCTGATTGGGAACGTGCCTTGCCTAACTACTTTGATGATCGCGAAGACTTAAATGCGCGCGCGTCTTGGATGAACAGCAGTGGTTCGTTAGAAATTGGTATATGGGGTAAAAACCTGTTAGATAATCGCTACATTGAAGGCGCAGGCGGCCGTACCGCATCGGTATTGGGTACACCGTTTGGTCGCGTAAATCGCGGTCTTGAATCTGGCGTAGATATCAAGTACACATTCTAAACAATTAGAATTGAAGATAACGGCTAAGCTTGCTTAGCCGTTTTTTATTGTCTGTTTACTACTGGACAAGTAAGATGGTTGTATAGCCACAACGATGTATTCTTAGATGACTGATTTTCCAACTTTTCTCGCTATCAGCGCGTTTGCATTAATGATCATGGCATTGGTGATACTGACGCCTTCGATGCGCGACAGCCAGCAGGTTCGCTGGTATGCCTTGCTGATGTTATCGGCAGCATTGTACCTATTGCCTGCCTTTTCGCCGATTAGCGAGTATCCAACGTTGGCGTTCTTTATCGCCACCGTTAGCAATTTAATCCCCGGCATATTTTTATTAACTTCACTGAGCCTATTTTCAGACCGACAAGAAATTAAATACTGGCATCTTGGCATTGCCGTATTGCCTGCGATTATATTATTACCAGCGCAAATTGCCGGTGTTAGTAACAGCATTGAAGATACATCATCGCTGTATTTTAGCGCCCGTATTGCTGCGCTTATCGCTGACATTGGCTTAGTAACCTACGCCTTGTATGTGGCGATGAGCAATTGGCGTAATGATTTAGTACAAGCACGACGTATGATTCGCGTCGCGGTGATCAGCGCCACCGGTTTATATATGTTTTTAGTGATCGTGCCAGGGCAGGTGTTTGCGGTGCATGGTGCCTGGCTAACCAGCTTGCAAATGTTATTACTGTGCGCCTTGTTATTATCAATTCATTACTTTTTGTTTAAAGCCAATGTGTCGAGCTTATTCGAACCGCCGCAGCAACAAAGTCAGCCGATACCAAGTGCCATTGACAGCGAAGATATCGCAGTGATTGAGCGAGCCATGAGTGACGATAAATTGTATCGACAGGAAGGGTTGACCATTGCCAGTTTAGCCAGTCATTGCCAAATCGTAGAATACAAACTTCGACAATTAATCAACGGTCAACTCGGCTATCGTAATTTTAATGACTTTTTAAACGGTTACCGTGTCAAAGAAGTGAGCCTGCGTTTACTGTTGGCCGAAGAGGCAAAAACGCCTATTTTAACCATGGCATTAGACGCTGGGTTTCGCTCATTGAGTTCGTTTAATAAAGTATTTAAAGCGACTTATCAGATGACACCGTCAGAATATCGAAAAACACAAAATACTGATTAATACCTGTTAATCGGTTGATTAGTAGACGTTTTAACAAATAAATCAGGGTAAATTTTAGAATCCGTCAGCTTTTTTCAAAAATACATAAGCTTTTTTGCCTACGCTTGATAAGGTAGTAACTCAATTATTGTCATTGTTGATTAGAAATTAATATGCATTCACGTATCCGCTCATCTTTATTGTTTACCGCGTTATTATCTATCGCATTTTCATCCGTTGCCGGCGATAGCGAAAACGGCAAAGCGTTATATCAGACCTGCGTAATGTGTCATGGTGATAAAGGTCAAGGCAATGATCAATTAAATGCCCCAGCACTGGCTGGTCAATACGATTGGTATTTGCAGCGACAAATCAAACAATTCAAAACAAAGACTCGAGGTACCGCTGAAAATGACGTTACCGGTATGCAAATGCAAGCCATGGCAAATACCTTAAGCGATGATGCTGCAATCGCCGATGTCAGTGCTTACTTGGCGGCATTACCGTCGCAAACCACGAGCGAAGAGATTGCAGATAGCGACCTGAAAAATGGTGACAACAAATACAATGCCATTTGCGGTGCCTGTCATGGCGCAACGGCACAAGGCAATGAGGGCTTGAATGCGCCAAATTTGGCCATATTGTCGAGTCAGTATTTATTGGCGCAAACTAAAAAGTTTCAGCAAAACCAGCGTGGCTATGATGCCAACGATAAATACGGCAAACAAATGAAGATGATGGCTGGCATGGTCAAAACCGAAGCCGATTTAAAAGACATCGTTGCGTTCATTAAGCAGCAAGGCAAATAAGTCATGCTGTCGCGTTTGTTAGCAGCGATATGGCTACCGTTATCGCTTACATGGTTTAGCCTGTATTCAATAAGCAGCGTTGCCAGTGACTTTAAGTTACGCAGTCAATGCCCACCAAGCTTTGAGAAAACCAGCGCTGGTGTTTGTAAGTTACGTACCATGTATCAATTTTATGATTCAGTACAAGGGCGAGGCTTAGGCGGCACACAAACCAGCCTACCTGAGGCTCGAGATGGTTTCAGCCCAGAGAAAATTGACTTAGGTCGCTACTTATTTTTTGATCCGCTGTTATCCAAAGATGGCAGCGTGTCGTGTGCCAGTTGTCATCA belongs to Thalassotalea sp. HSM 43 and includes:
- a CDS encoding LysR family transcriptional regulator, which codes for MNIEHLKLFIRVASLNNISLAGKELSLSPAVASTYLNKLEQSLGIKLIHRTTRQVSLTEEGKTFLPHAEEVVEAVRGARASVGSAKDSPQGTLRVTASASFARMHLIPALKGFMQLHPDLIIDIRMSDSIIDMVEGGFDVAIRNANLDDSSFNAKKLASDTRILCASPDYIAEFGEPQTPQQLTQHQCINLAGIHHWDFVTPQGTKRFKHSGALRIDNGEAIRDACEQGIGITICSKWCAYQQLRSGTLVQVLKDYPLVNDTAIWALYPSSRLLAPKVRVFVDYLSDHYTSQPYWQ
- a CDS encoding AraC family transcriptional regulator encodes the protein MTDFPTFLAISAFALMIMALVILTPSMRDSQQVRWYALLMLSAALYLLPAFSPISEYPTLAFFIATVSNLIPGIFLLTSLSLFSDRQEIKYWHLGIAVLPAIILLPAQIAGVSNSIEDTSSLYFSARIAALIADIGLVTYALYVAMSNWRNDLVQARRMIRVAVISATGLYMFLVIVPGQVFAVHGAWLTSLQMLLLCALLLSIHYFLFKANVSSLFEPPQQQSQPIPSAIDSEDIAVIERAMSDDKLYRQEGLTIASLASHCQIVEYKLRQLINGQLGYRNFNDFLNGYRVKEVSLRLLLAEEAKTPILTMALDAGFRSLSSFNKVFKATYQMTPSEYRKTQNTD
- the norR gene encoding nitric oxide reductase transcriptional regulator NorR, yielding MHISQTALLELSLDLARSLDAKDRFDQLLSTIRKVIACEAVALLAVKGEVLVPLAQQGLSKDVLGRRFLTSEHPRLQQISQSDKVVRFSRDCPLPDPYDGLLLDRDGDLPVHACMGIPLSFNERLIGVLTLDSLTPNVFDDIPERTLEIIAIMAAVSLNNALNIELLESRYQHSQQVMAELNVHNDAKHQYELIGNSEAMVKLKQEIQLVAPSDFSVLIEGASGTGKELVAHNIHLQSKRAEHTMVYVNCAALPENLIESELFGHVKGAFTGADKDRAGKFVVADGGTLFLDEVGELPLAAQSKLLRALQSNEIQKVGQDSIINVDVRVIAATNRDLKTEVEHGRFRSDLFHRLNVYPIHVPALQHRLSDIDLLAGYFIESLKRKLGINQLRIDSEVIAMMGNYDWPGNIRELEHFINRAALSASARATGKITTIISTDCQQLLNVAGNTVAQNTVSQNTVIDSAPNPATESINLKQHLDGYQRQLIKQVLEQEQGNWSKAAKRLQIDRANLQRLAKRLNIVISKQVS
- a CDS encoding c-type cytochrome → MHSRIRSSLLFTALLSIAFSSVAGDSENGKALYQTCVMCHGDKGQGNDQLNAPALAGQYDWYLQRQIKQFKTKTRGTAENDVTGMQMQAMANTLSDDAAIADVSAYLAALPSQTTSEEIADSDLKNGDNKYNAICGACHGATAQGNEGLNAPNLAILSSQYLLAQTKKFQQNQRGYDANDKYGKQMKMMAGMVKTEADLKDIVAFIKQQGK
- a CDS encoding GDSL-type esterase/lipase family protein yields the protein MTNIAQKYSKVFILLILFVVSACSDARLKPLGYGATILAFGDSLTSGVGVKTQYSYPSVLSELTGRDVINAGVSGELTEQGVARLPSLLQSHAVDVLVLIEGGNDILRNKNLKQTKQNLAAMIEMAQAKNIDVILVGVPLKKLFSKSAPLYGELAEQYQLTYDGEIIRDLMTDTDMKSDSVHFNKQGYQALANAIYQLMQDNGAL
- the hmpA gene encoding NO-inducible flavohemoprotein, with amino-acid sequence MLTTQDIRIVKSTVPLLEAGGTAITDHFYQRMFNHNPELQDIFNMSNQHTGRQKLALFEAIAAYAKNIDNIAVLKHAVERIANKHTSFHIQPKDYDIVGHHLIETLRELLPEQFTEEVESAWTKAYGVLANVFIDREEQLYQDRENSKGGWRGKRAFAVVDKIQESELVTSFVFEPVDQQAVMDYQPGQYIGIELKPNTSNHIEIRQYSLSTAANGKQYRISVKREQGQIQGLMSNYLHDHIQVGDLLDLHPPAGDFFFIDKQQPVVLISAGVGVTPMQAMLDTLAAQGYQQQVSYLHACENAQQHSFNSHTQSICQQHGWQHFTWYNQDVPAGDTLGENIATGFMDFSQVSLPLSQGDFYLCGPLGFMEFAKQQLLNLGVSEERIHYEVFGPHANL
- a CDS encoding TonB-dependent receptor, with translation MSVKTKSAAGNALFRKSVLANTVAAAMVLSSSQAIAQEQTEEEAIDDVIVVTAQKRSQNVMKVPVTVDTVSAETIKESGSILLSDVDKFIPGFDFSDGNMTQAGVTMRGVSSPNISVGGDPSSATFFDNVYMPRAAQNVLFSDMQRIEVLKGPQGTLFGKNAAMGVVNMVPNAPQEEFDAFVKGTFGTDNLMRLEGMVNFSLTDNIYLRANVLTNEQDGFIDNITRADWNEGTKTWDLGARDHNAARVAIKWDVSDRTNVQVSYDWDELEQAPPMAVGFSEYAYKGGSDPFGSKQENDVRKGVESRDMYAVTFKLNHEFNDEWSMMFVSSYRDWDTVNREDEDGTANITRYLDTSNNEDSDIFYNELQINYNTDRLNYVGGITYSKEDVFQETEIFLTTDTVARLVTGELNGQVRGEVGNQVEQTLIDQGLVDAFEGDLDAAAAYAACVQQGAPDPTVCIGQISFDDVVDETYAASGLEMDHMWNSDEWSDVLVALTGDSSLTPEFVAATGDLTYMMASAMFNEPLIFGPSFSTGPTGMFWSENFLNSGEFTSYGIYSDFDFQLTDAWNVFAGLRYSKDEKDFTWEILETPFAQIIPGVSNVLFAPLEKTYASDSWDKVTGRIGTGYQLNDDHMVFASFATGYKAGGYDSLNPITDDNGNEPFEPEESANLEIGYKGVFADSVRITAAFYHTELDDRQRNIESKPPGQAQALPTVVNEDLVIDGIELGVIWDITDTMTFGVVTDYRENEVDTEEFYNSSGDLIPAMKVDNESNTSYTLTFDWMPDLGLGDTKLHIDYVFVENERGFFPGTPDWERALPNYFDDREDLNARASWMNSSGSLEIGIWGKNLLDNRYIEGAGGRTASVLGTPFGRVNRGLESGVDIKYTF